In Leishmania infantum JPCM5 genome chromosome 12, one genomic interval encodes:
- a CDS encoding putative 3'-nucleotidase/nuclease, translating into MAAFAFSAHALLAAVIAMLLLLALPTQAWWDKGHMCIAEIARRNLKPNVQAKVQACADVLNKIGPFPKSTNIVELGPWADDLKSMGLYTMSTWHFIDTIYNPQDVKVTINPVEIVNVASVIPMLISAITSPAATSDIITTSVANLIHFVGDIHMPLHSADLFSPEYPLGDLGGNKQIVIVNESAGTSMKLHAFWDSMCEGPQNNAVRPLDKDAYAELSAFVDNLVKSYSFTEEQMMMTNSTIMAAESYELAVKNVYPGISDRTVLSETYKANGKILAAGRVTLAGYRLATILNTALAGVSLDTIMNGTKHMQDEVEVTHTGDTYNYYAFSGVESGAAAGIFLSSFAIGCLLATAVVLAALYMRRGSSKDERAAAASASHGI; encoded by the coding sequence ATGGctgccttcgccttctcggcCCACGCGCTTCTTGCGGCCGTCATCGCGatgctactgctgctggcgctgccgacaCAGGCCTGGTGGGACAAGGGTCACATGTGCATCGCCGAGATCGCGCGCCGGAATCTCAAGCCAAATGTGCAGGCAAAGGTGCAGGCCTGCGCCGACGTGCTCAACAAGATCGGCCCCTTCCCCAAGAGCACTAACATCGTCGAGCTCGGCCCCTGGGCGGACGACCTCAAGTCCATGGGCCTCTACACCATGTCCACCTGGCATTTCATCGACACCATCTACAACCCACAGGACGTCAAGGTCACTATCAACCCCGTCGAGATCGTCAACGTCGCTTCCGTCATCCCGATGCTCATCAGCGCCATCACAagccccgccgccacctccgacATCATCACCACCTCTGTCGCAAACCTCATCCACTTCGTCGGCGATATCCACATGCCGCTGCACAGCGCCGACCTCTTCTCGCCCGAGTACCCGCTCGGCGACCTCGGCGGCAACAAGCAGATCGTCATCGTCAACGAGTCCGCCGGCACATCCATGAAGCTGCACGCCTTCTGGGACTCCATGTGCGAGGGTCCGCAGAACAACGCCGTGCGCCCCCTCGACAAAGACGCCTACGCCGAACTCTCCGCCTTCGTGGATAACCTTGTCAAGTCGTACTCCTTCACCGAGGAGCAGATGATGATGACCAACTCCACCATTATGGCGGCCGAGAGCTACGAGCTGGCCGTCAAGAACGTCTACCCCGGTATCTCCGACCGCACCGTGCTGTCCGAGACGTACAAGGCCAATGGCAAGAtcctcgccgccggccgcgTCACGCTGGCCGGCTACCGCCTGGCCACCATCCTCAACACCGCGCTCGCCGGCGTGTCCTTGGACACCATCATGAACGGCACGAAGCACATGCAGGACGAGGTTGAGGTCACTCACACTGGTGACACCTACAACTACTACGCCTTCTCCGGCGTcgagagcggcgctgccgccggcatcttcctctcctcctttgccATCGGCTGCCTGcttgccaccgccgtcgtgctcgccgctctctacatgcgccgcggcagctcaAAGGACGAgagggccgccgctgcctccgcgaGCCACGGAATCTGA